Proteins co-encoded in one Flavobacterium fluviale genomic window:
- a CDS encoding PAS domain S-box protein: MASDYSIFTSVIAGISSIGNIMESIMTGWYASNSDIIFYNNPKLIVLGLSLLAFLSLLVYQFFKIKAKIGYFIEKKKEQETISKEYQLYILFFGIAVIVIEIINEIFKIRPKSLLVVNVSIGVCVLLLYAVTNKIKWIRDKIQQIFICCFFIYMAYVAFNIVTLSNDVVPIIVFLISFFFSYSILKPIKIYWLFAALTFLFLVATVTFQLIPVKSSILLLNFCILIFIINQVKYAVLLNNRDNFRFASEIVHKGNSLTIAFNKKGEILFCSETVTPILGYQPEEVMGLNFWELTQDSEFLEKLNPFKNHENKLYIRKLKSGNGEFKYIQWKDKKFSDDLIISIGQDVTEQIIVQDQYKNLIQTATDIIFEIDAEGHFTFINEFGFSILGYSKKEIIQKHYSNFIQEHYIKSAVDFYENLALNENNYPIIEIPILKKNGEEIWVSQKIIVRRNDLGITTGFSGIARDITEKKNIENEKKRRLKKIEAYNNSTKKLSTTDFSKYDKLNTVIDLIIKEAATISNANRVSFWKYHKDLITCKNLYSLDNQNLNDKNILNKESYPIYFETLSNKAIINAPDVFNKLETSEFEKIYFTKNNIKSMLDVPIFFTGQLAGVVCFESTERKREWDNEDINYARTISDVISLAISSQMRLEAERRLEFKSHLLSALSLCTEKFLLSKTTQQMFQETYDIIGKAAKVDHMYYYEKDPIYNTVSQKYKWSREGIEHQITPLRHMTEDNLKEIYEAAQQKKILNTFTRKLDEGFFKTLLINNEIKSILILPLYINDIFTGFIGFDDCTKEKRWSEEEIYIFQVLANNISSALERNRNENKILESEEKFKLIANNIPGTVYLSKFDAFSTKIFLNDEVLNLTGYSKSEFIENNLSFLSLIHHDDKEEVINSQIDNLQKGMPLHNVYRIKRKSGEYIWVEEFGDVIKRDDEIEFVGGIYFDITNKKEIEDAIKAKQLAEAANKSKSDFLANMSHEIRTPLNGIIGFTHLLMKTDLEEIQEKYMTTINQSAHSLLEIINDILDFSKIEAGKLELFIDLYDIKKVLGQVFDLIVYESNQKNLELELNIDPDVPKYIWTDIVRIKQILINLLSNAVKFTSEGSIKLNVSVLEKKKNNNCVIRFAVIDTGIGILEKNQKKIFKAFSQEDSSTTRKFGGTGLGLTISNQLLALMESRLQLESKINEGSTFYFDLNLKTSNQSISDKYNAELKSLNIELDHEDSEPNDHDITFLIVEDNKVNMLLLKTIIKNLYSKAYICECENGYEAIQQFEKINPTIVFMDIQMPIMNGYETTRAIRNTKKGRDIPIIAVTAGAEKDERNKCISAGMDDYISKPIMKGSVEETLIKWLG; encoded by the coding sequence ATGGCGTCAGACTATAGTATTTTCACTTCGGTTATTGCAGGAATTTCCAGCATTGGAAATATCATGGAATCAATTATGACCGGATGGTATGCCTCTAATTCGGATATCATTTTTTACAACAATCCTAAACTTATTGTTTTAGGATTGTCATTGCTTGCCTTCCTTTCGCTCTTAGTTTACCAGTTTTTTAAGATCAAAGCTAAAATTGGCTATTTCATCGAAAAAAAGAAAGAGCAGGAAACAATAAGTAAAGAATATCAGCTTTATATTCTATTTTTTGGAATTGCAGTTATTGTAATCGAAATCATTAATGAGATATTCAAAATCAGGCCTAAAAGCCTTTTAGTGGTAAATGTTTCAATTGGCGTGTGCGTACTTCTCTTGTATGCTGTAACCAATAAAATCAAATGGATTCGGGATAAAATTCAGCAGATTTTTATTTGCTGTTTTTTTATTTACATGGCTTATGTAGCATTCAATATCGTTACACTTTCCAATGATGTTGTCCCGATTATCGTTTTCTTGATTTCTTTTTTCTTTTCTTACAGCATTCTTAAACCTATAAAAATCTATTGGCTTTTTGCAGCACTGACTTTTTTGTTTTTAGTTGCAACCGTAACTTTTCAGCTGATTCCAGTAAAATCTTCTATTTTACTGCTGAACTTCTGCATTCTTATTTTCATTATAAATCAAGTAAAATACGCTGTTTTATTAAACAACCGCGACAATTTTAGATTTGCAAGTGAAATTGTGCATAAAGGAAATTCACTTACCATTGCCTTCAACAAAAAAGGCGAAATTCTATTCTGCAGTGAAACGGTAACACCAATTTTAGGCTATCAGCCAGAAGAAGTAATGGGATTAAATTTTTGGGAATTAACTCAGGATTCAGAATTTCTAGAAAAATTAAATCCGTTTAAAAACCATGAAAACAAACTTTACATCAGAAAATTAAAAAGCGGGAATGGAGAGTTTAAGTACATTCAATGGAAAGACAAAAAATTTTCTGATGATTTAATTATTAGTATCGGACAGGACGTTACAGAGCAGATTATTGTTCAGGATCAATATAAAAATCTAATTCAGACAGCAACGGATATTATTTTTGAAATTGATGCAGAAGGACATTTTACCTTTATAAATGAATTTGGTTTTTCTATTCTTGGTTATTCTAAAAAGGAAATTATTCAGAAACATTATTCTAATTTTATTCAAGAACATTACATTAAAAGCGCTGTTGATTTTTACGAAAATTTAGCTCTGAATGAAAACAATTATCCAATAATTGAGATTCCGATATTAAAGAAAAATGGAGAAGAAATATGGGTTTCGCAGAAAATTATTGTTCGCAGAAATGATCTCGGAATAACAACAGGCTTTTCTGGAATTGCAAGAGATATCACTGAGAAAAAGAATATCGAAAATGAGAAAAAAAGACGTCTTAAAAAAATTGAGGCGTATAATAATTCAACCAAAAAATTATCAACTACCGATTTTAGCAAATACGACAAACTAAACACTGTTATAGACCTAATTATTAAAGAAGCGGCAACAATAAGTAACGCCAATCGTGTGAGTTTTTGGAAATATCACAAAGATTTAATTACCTGCAAAAATCTTTATAGCCTGGATAACCAAAATTTAAACGACAAAAACATTTTAAATAAAGAATCGTATCCAATTTATTTCGAAACTTTAAGCAATAAAGCGATTATCAATGCTCCGGATGTTTTTAATAAACTAGAAACATCTGAATTTGAAAAAATATATTTTACCAAAAACAATATCAAGTCAATGCTTGATGTTCCCATTTTCTTCACAGGACAATTGGCGGGCGTTGTCTGCTTTGAAAGCACCGAAAGAAAACGCGAATGGGATAATGAAGACATTAACTACGCCAGAACTATATCTGATGTAATTTCGCTGGCTATTTCCTCTCAAATGCGCTTGGAAGCAGAGAGAAGACTAGAATTCAAAAGCCATCTTTTATCTGCTTTATCTTTATGCACCGAAAAATTCCTGCTGAGTAAAACAACGCAGCAAATGTTTCAGGAAACGTATGACATTATCGGAAAAGCGGCCAAAGTAGATCATATGTATTACTACGAAAAAGATCCGATTTACAATACTGTCAGCCAAAAATACAAATGGTCGCGTGAGGGAATTGAACACCAAATTACGCCTCTGCGCCACATGACCGAAGATAACTTAAAAGAAATCTACGAGGCGGCACAGCAAAAGAAAATTCTAAATACGTTTACCAGAAAACTTGATGAAGGATTTTTTAAAACACTATTGATTAATAATGAAATCAAATCTATTTTAATTTTACCGCTTTATATCAACGATATTTTTACTGGTTTTATAGGTTTTGATGATTGTACCAAAGAAAAAAGATGGTCCGAAGAAGAAATTTATATCTTTCAAGTTTTAGCGAATAACATTTCTTCTGCATTGGAAAGAAATCGAAATGAAAATAAAATTCTGGAAAGTGAAGAAAAATTTAAACTTATTGCAAACAACATTCCTGGCACGGTTTATTTGTCCAAATTTGATGCTTTTTCAACAAAAATTTTCCTTAATGATGAAGTTTTAAATTTAACCGGATATTCAAAATCTGAATTCATAGAAAACAATTTATCGTTTCTGTCTCTAATTCATCATGATGATAAAGAAGAAGTTATAAACAGCCAAATTGATAATCTTCAAAAAGGAATGCCTTTGCATAATGTTTATCGCATAAAGCGCAAATCTGGCGAATACATTTGGGTAGAAGAATTTGGAGACGTGATTAAAAGAGATGATGAAATTGAATTTGTCGGCGGAATTTATTTTGACATCACCAATAAAAAAGAAATAGAAGATGCTATAAAAGCCAAGCAGTTAGCAGAAGCGGCAAATAAATCTAAGTCGGATTTCCTGGCCAATATGTCGCACGAAATTAGAACGCCGCTCAACGGAATTATTGGTTTTACTCATTTATTGATGAAAACTGATCTTGAAGAAATTCAGGAAAAATACATGACCACTATCAACCAGTCGGCGCATTCGCTGCTCGAAATTATAAATGATATTCTGGATTTCTCCAAAATCGAAGCAGGAAAACTAGAGCTGTTTATTGATCTTTATGATATCAAGAAAGTACTAGGACAAGTTTTTGATTTAATTGTCTACGAATCCAATCAAAAAAACTTGGAACTCGAATTGAATATAGATCCCGATGTTCCAAAATATATCTGGACAGATATTGTAAGAATCAAACAAATTTTGATTAATCTTCTCTCGAATGCAGTAAAATTTACGAGCGAAGGTTCTATAAAATTAAATGTGTCGGTATTAGAAAAAAAGAAAAACAACAATTGTGTCATTCGCTTTGCTGTTATTGATACAGGAATAGGGATTTTAGAAAAGAACCAAAAGAAAATCTTTAAAGCGTTTTCGCAGGAAGATAGTTCTACAACTAGGAAATTTGGAGGAACAGGATTAGGTTTAACGATTTCTAATCAGCTTCTTGCTTTGATGGAAAGCCGTTTACAGCTTGAAAGCAAAATTAACGAAGGAAGCACTTTTTACTTTGATTTAAACCTAAAAACGAGCAACCAAAGTATTAGTGATAAATACAACGCGGAACTTAAAAGTTTAAATATCGAATTGGACCATGAGGACAGCGAACCAAACGATCATGATATTACATTTTTAATTGTCGAGGACAACAAAGTAAATATGCTTCTTCTTAAAACAATTATTAAAAATCTTTACAGTAAGGCTTACATCTGCGAATGCGAAAATGGTTACGAAGCAATCCAGCAGTTTGAAAAAATTAATCCGACGATTGTTTTTATGGATATTCAAATGCCAATTATGAATGGTTACGAAACTACAAGAGCCATTAGAAACACCAAAAAAGGACGAGATATTCCGATAATTGCGGTTA
- a CDS encoding aldehyde dehydrogenase, with protein MDYKSDIGYRKETLKKLLYNIQKSEDLIIKALYDDFKKPEFEAVVTETSYVISELKDVIKNINKWARPKRVFPSLLNFPSTDKIYKEPYGSVLIIAPWNYPFQLALCPLIAAVAAGNKVTLKPSELTPHTSAVIARIIEKTFHINHVEVFEGGVEVSNQLLAQRWDYIFFTGSAAVGKIVAKAAAENLTPVTLELGGKNPCIVDETADLKLAAKRIVWGKFINAGQTCIAPDYIMVQKNMKVNFITYLMEEIIKAYGKKIDKSPDLARIINTKNWYRLTNMIQNENILFGGESDANKLYIAPTLLEEPDLDSPVMKEEIFGPILPILTYENENDIEKVVSRYEKPLSFYIFSENNSFTKKLIKKYSFGGGCINDTVVHFSNKRLPFGGVGHSGMGAYHGQLSFDTFSHHKSVVKKGNWLDLPMRYAPYKDKLASVKRILEWL; from the coding sequence ATGGATTATAAAAGTGACATCGGATATCGAAAAGAAACACTGAAAAAGTTATTGTACAACATTCAGAAAAGCGAAGATTTAATTATTAAAGCTTTATACGATGACTTTAAAAAACCAGAGTTTGAGGCTGTTGTTACAGAAACAAGTTATGTTATTTCGGAACTAAAAGATGTTATTAAAAACATTAACAAATGGGCCAGACCCAAGCGCGTTTTTCCCTCGTTATTAAACTTCCCTTCTACTGATAAAATTTATAAAGAACCCTATGGAAGCGTTTTAATAATTGCTCCTTGGAATTATCCCTTTCAATTAGCATTATGCCCTCTTATTGCCGCTGTCGCTGCAGGAAACAAAGTTACTTTGAAACCATCAGAACTTACCCCGCATACATCTGCTGTAATTGCAAGGATTATTGAAAAAACATTCCACATCAATCATGTCGAAGTTTTTGAGGGCGGTGTTGAAGTTTCGAATCAATTATTAGCACAGCGATGGGATTATATCTTTTTTACTGGAAGTGCTGCGGTTGGAAAGATTGTTGCAAAAGCTGCTGCCGAAAATTTAACTCCCGTTACGTTAGAACTAGGCGGAAAAAACCCATGCATTGTTGACGAAACTGCCGATCTAAAACTAGCGGCAAAACGAATTGTATGGGGAAAATTCATTAATGCCGGACAAACCTGCATCGCTCCAGATTATATCATGGTGCAGAAAAACATGAAAGTCAATTTTATTACCTATTTAATGGAAGAAATCATTAAGGCATATGGAAAAAAAATAGACAAATCACCAGATTTAGCGCGTATTATCAATACCAAAAACTGGTATCGTTTGACCAATATGATTCAGAATGAAAATATTCTTTTTGGCGGCGAAAGCGATGCTAACAAACTCTACATTGCTCCCACTTTACTAGAAGAACCAGATTTAGACAGTCCGGTCATGAAAGAGGAAATCTTTGGTCCTATTTTACCCATCCTTACTTATGAAAATGAAAATGACATCGAAAAGGTTGTTTCCCGTTATGAGAAACCTCTGTCATTTTATATTTTTAGTGAAAATAATTCGTTTACTAAAAAATTAATTAAGAAATACTCTTTTGGAGGCGGATGCATCAACGATACAGTTGTTCATTTTTCTAATAAAAGGCTTCCTTTTGGCGGTGTCGGCCACAGCGGAATGGGCGCATACCACGGCCAGCTTAGCTTTGATACATTCTCACATCATAAATCCGTTGTTAAAAAAGGCAATTGGCTGGATCTTCCTATGCGTTATGCACCTTACAAAGACAAATTAGCTTCTGTAAAACGAATTTTAGAATGGCTTTAA